GCTGCAGCGCCGTCCCGACCACCGGAACGCCCAGCTTCTCCGCCACCGCCACGCCCGCGTAGAAGGCGAGACCGGAGGCGATGATCGCGTCGCTTCCCCGCGCCGCCTCCCAATATTCCCGCATCCAGTCCAGCGCATGGTCCTGGCCGAGACGGAGGAGCGCCCGCATCATCTTGACGGGGTTGATGCCGTCGCGGAAAAGCCCGTCCGCCTCCCGGCTGCCCGTCACGGCGCGCAGATCGCCGGACAGCGGGCTGTAGTCCAGGCCATGCCGTTCGATCAGGCCGCGGAACTCACGGTCGGCGGGAAACGCGACGGTGTGCCCGGCGGCCCGCAGGCCCTTTCCAAGAGCGACGTAGGGGCGGATGTCGCCCTGTGACCCGTAGGTGACGATGGTAAAGCGCATGGGACCGGAGCTACGCCGGCAACCGCCCTTTGGCAAGGAGGCTCAGACCTCCCACAGCCGCGGCAATCTGACCGGGAGGCCCGCCGCCGCCGAGCGCAGATGCGACCACAGCGCCGCGTAGGCACCGCGCACCGATCGCGCCTCGCCGCCCAGGATGCGGACGACCAGCAGCCCGTCGAAGGCGGTGACGCCGACCCGCACGCCCTCCAGCCTCTCCGCCGCCTCGCGCAGCGCGTCGCGCCGGCTGCCGGCGTCGGGGGCGGCGTAGAGCAGCGTGGCGCAGGCCCCGGCCCCGCCGAATCCCGCCGGGTGGGCCAGCGTCTCGGCGAGGTCGCCGTCCATGTGCAGGGCGTCGGCCCAGGCGAGGCGGCCGTCGCGCACGACCTCCCAGGCGTCGCGGACGAGGCCGCGGGTCACCGTCTCGCCGAAGGCGGCGCGCCCGAAGACCAGCATCTCGCCGGCGATCAGGCGGGCGTCGCCCTCCAGTTCCAGCCGGGTCAGGCGGCGCAGACGGGAGCCCTCGAAGACGATGGCCTCCTGCGGCATCCATTCCAGCCAGCCGCCGGCCTCCACGGTCACGCGGGTGTCGATGCGGCAGTCCGGCCCGGCGGAACGGTAGACCTTCTCCGCCGCCTGGGTCGTCACCAGCGCCGTCGCCCCCGGCCCCGCCGACAGGGCGACGTCCAGCCGGTCGCCGCCGACCAGCCCGCCGGAGGTGGTGACCAGCACCGCGATGGGCAGGTCCCCCGCCCGCGGGTCGGGCAGCAGCACCCGCAGCGGGTCGTGGTGGTAGAGCGTGGCGAGGCGGGTGGCCCCATGGCGATGCTCGAACCGCACCGTCGCCGCGCCATGGACGGCGACCTTCTTCATCAACGCGTCAGCCACCGTTGGAACCCATCCTTGCCTTCAATTCCTCGACCGCCAGAAGCACACGCTCCGGCGTCGCGGGCGCGTCGAGGCGCACGGGCAGCCGGTGGCCGCCCACCGCCGCGACGGCGTCCTTCAGCGCCAGCCACGCCGAGATGCCGAGCATCAGCGGCGGCTCCCCGATCGCCTTGGAGCGGAACACCGTGTCCTCCCGGTTGGGGCGGTCGGTGTAGAGCGCCACCCGGAAATCCTCCGGCAGCGAGCGCGAGGTCGGGATCTTGTAGGTGCTGGGCGCGTGGGTGCGCAAGCGTCCCTCGCCGTTCCACCACAGCTCCTCCGACGTGACCCAGCCCAGCCCCTGGACGAAGGCGCCCTCCACCTGCCCCAGGTCGATGGCCGGGTTGATGCTGCCCGAACAGTCGTGCAGCACGTCGGCGCGGGGGAACGTGTACTCGCCGGTCAGCGTGTCGATCAGCGCCTCGGTCACCGCGACGCCGCAGGAGAAGTAAAAGAAGGGCCGCCCTTCGCACTTCTCGCGGTCCCACCAGATCTTCGGCGTGGCGTAATGGCCGGTGGAGGACAGCGACACCCGGTTCAGATAGGCCAGCTTCGCCACCTCCGCGAAGGTCATGGCGTGGTTGCCGGCGAAGACGGCGTTGTCGCGGAACTCCACCTTGTCCGGCGTGGTGTGGCAGTGCTGGGCGAGGAACGCCACCAGCCGGTCGCGGATGGTCCGCACGGCGATGCGCACCGCCATGCCGTTCAGGTCGGTGCCGGCCGACGCGGCGGTGGGCGGGGCGTTCGGCACCTTGTCGGTGGCGCTGGCGGTGACCCGCACCCGCTCCACGTCGATCTGGAATTCCTCGGCGGCGATCTGGGCCATCTTGGTGTGGATGCCCTGCCCCATCTCCGTGCCGCCGTGGTTCACCTGGATGGACCCGTCGGTGTAGACATGGACCAGCGCCGCCGCCTGGTTCAGGTGCTTGACGGTGAAGGAGATGCCGAACTTCACCGGGGTCACCGCCAGCCCCTTCTTCAGCACCGGGCTGCGGGCGTTGAAGGCGTCGATCTCCTCGCGGCGGCGGCGGTAGTCGCCGTCCCGCTCGATCCGGTCCATCAGCTCGGCCAGGATCTCCGGTTCCTCGACCGGCATCCCGTAATGGGTGGTGTCGCGGCCCGGCCCGCCATAGAGGTTGGCGCGCCGCACGTCCAGCGGGTCCTTGCCCAGGGCACGCGCGATCTCGTCCACCACATGCTCGATGGCGATCACCCCCTGCGGCCCGCCGAAGCCGCGGAAGGCGGTGTTGGACACGGTGTTCGTCCTGCAGCGGTGCCCGGTCACCCGCGCCGCCGGCAGATAGTAGGCGTTGTCGGCGTGGAACATGGCGCGGTCGACCACGCCGTTGGACAGGTCCAGCGACATGCCGCAGCGCCCGGCGAGGTCCATCTCCAAACCCTGGATGCGCCCCTCCCCGTCGAAGCCGACGTCGTAGCGCACGAAGAAATCGTGGCGCTTGCCGGTCATCAGCATGTCGTCGT
The window above is part of the Azospirillum sp. TSH58 genome. Proteins encoded here:
- the xdhB gene encoding xanthine dehydrogenase molybdopterin binding subunit; this translates as MADGGTIARKEGAIHPIRGGVHRGIEHESARKHVMGAAAYTDDIPELPGTLHVAVRLSERAHAHILGMDLSRAKQAPGVHAVFTYADVPGDGDIGTIQRGDPILADELVTYAGQAVVAVAAETLLQARAAARLVEIYYDDLPAVLTAEEALDKGSFVSPPLTFRRGDAAAAVAGAPHRLTGTLEVGGQDHFYLEGHIAYAIPKEDGDLLVHSSTQHPAEVQHAVAQVLGRPMHGIAVECRRMGGGFGGKESQPAQIAAIAGLLANATKRPVKFRLDRDDDMLMTGKRHDFFVRYDVGFDGEGRIQGLEMDLAGRCGMSLDLSNGVVDRAMFHADNAYYLPAARVTGHRCRTNTVSNTAFRGFGGPQGVIAIEHVVDEIARALGKDPLDVRRANLYGGPGRDTTHYGMPVEEPEILAELMDRIERDGDYRRRREEIDAFNARSPVLKKGLAVTPVKFGISFTVKHLNQAAALVHVYTDGSIQVNHGGTEMGQGIHTKMAQIAAEEFQIDVERVRVTASATDKVPNAPPTAASAGTDLNGMAVRIAVRTIRDRLVAFLAQHCHTTPDKVEFRDNAVFAGNHAMTFAEVAKLAYLNRVSLSSTGHYATPKIWWDREKCEGRPFFYFSCGVAVTEALIDTLTGEYTFPRADVLHDCSGSINPAIDLGQVEGAFVQGLGWVTSEELWWNGEGRLRTHAPSTYKIPTSRSLPEDFRVALYTDRPNREDTVFRSKAIGEPPLMLGISAWLALKDAVAAVGGHRLPVRLDAPATPERVLLAVEELKARMGSNGG
- a CDS encoding urease accessory protein UreD; this encodes MADALMKKVAVHGAATVRFEHRHGATRLATLYHHDPLRVLLPDPRAGDLPIAVLVTTSGGLVGGDRLDVALSAGPGATALVTTQAAEKVYRSAGPDCRIDTRVTVEAGGWLEWMPQEAIVFEGSRLRRLTRLELEGDARLIAGEMLVFGRAAFGETVTRGLVRDAWEVVRDGRLAWADALHMDGDLAETLAHPAGFGGAGACATLLYAAPDAGSRRDALREAAERLEGVRVGVTAFDGLLVVRILGGEARSVRGAYAALWSHLRSAAAGLPVRLPRLWEV